The Pantoea nemavictus genome includes a region encoding these proteins:
- a CDS encoding F0F1 ATP synthase subunit epsilon, whose protein sequence is MAMTYHLDVVSAEQQMFSGLVQRIQVSGSEGELGIRPGHAPLLTAIKPGMIHIVKQHGEEEYIYLSGGVLEVQPGSTTVLADTAIRGEDLDEARAQEAKRKAEEHMNSSHGDVDYAQASAELAKAIAKLRVIELTKKAM, encoded by the coding sequence ATGGCTATGACTTATCATCTGGACGTGGTCAGCGCGGAGCAACAAATGTTCTCCGGTCTGGTTCAGCGCATCCAGGTGTCAGGTAGCGAAGGTGAGCTGGGTATTCGTCCTGGCCACGCCCCGCTGCTGACAGCCATCAAGCCTGGTATGATTCACATCGTGAAACAGCACGGCGAAGAGGAGTATATCTACCTCTCTGGCGGCGTGCTGGAAGTACAACCTGGCAGCACCACCGTTCTGGCTGACACCGCGATTCGCGGTGAAGACCTTGACGAAGCGCGCGCGCAGGAAGCGAAACGTAAAGCGGAAGAGCACATGAACAGCAGCCACGGCGACGTGGACTATGCTCAGGCTTCTGCGGAGCTGGCGAAAGCCATCGCGAAACTGCGTGTTATCGAGCTGACCAAAAAAGCGATGTAA
- the pstC gene encoding phosphate ABC transporter permease PstC, which translates to MAATKPTFKAPGKQGDMIFGALVKLSALIVLLLMGGIIVSLIFSSWPSIQKFGFSFLWNKTWDAPNEQFGALVPIYGTLVTSIIALIIAVPVSFGIALFLTELAPGWLRRPLGTAIELLAAIPSIVYGMWGLFVFAPLFAEYFQTPVGNVMSNIPIVGTLFSGPAFGIGILAAGVILAIMIIPYIASVMRDVFEQTPVMMKESAYGIGCTTWEVIWRIVLPFTKNGVIGGVMLGLGRALGETMAVTFIIGNTYQLDSPSLFMPGNSITSALANEFAEAESGVHVAALMELGLILFVITFIVLAISKLMILRLAKSEGARS; encoded by the coding sequence ATGGCTGCCACTAAGCCGACGTTCAAAGCCCCCGGTAAACAAGGCGACATGATTTTCGGCGCGCTGGTTAAGCTGTCCGCGCTTATCGTGTTGCTGTTGATGGGTGGCATTATCGTCTCCCTGATTTTCTCCTCCTGGCCTAGCATCCAAAAATTTGGTTTCTCCTTCCTGTGGAATAAAACCTGGGATGCGCCGAACGAACAATTTGGTGCGCTGGTACCGATTTACGGCACCCTCGTCACCTCGATTATTGCCCTGATCATTGCCGTGCCGGTGAGCTTCGGCATTGCGCTGTTCCTGACGGAACTGGCGCCAGGCTGGCTGCGTCGCCCGCTGGGCACCGCCATTGAGCTGCTGGCAGCGATCCCGAGCATTGTTTACGGCATGTGGGGCCTGTTTGTTTTTGCCCCGCTGTTCGCCGAATATTTCCAGACGCCGGTTGGTAATGTGATGTCGAATATCCCGATTGTCGGCACGCTGTTCTCTGGCCCGGCTTTTGGTATCGGTATCCTGGCGGCGGGCGTGATTCTCGCCATCATGATCATTCCGTACATCGCCTCGGTGATGCGTGACGTGTTTGAGCAGACGCCGGTAATGATGAAAGAGTCGGCTTACGGTATCGGCTGCACCACGTGGGAAGTGATCTGGCGCATCGTACTGCCGTTCACCAAAAACGGTGTGATCGGCGGCGTTATGCTCGGCCTGGGGCGCGCTTTGGGTGAAACCATGGCGGTAACCTTCATCATCGGGAACACCTACCAGCTCGACAGCCCATCGCTGTTTATGCCGGGCAACAGTATTACCTCCGCGCTGGCCAACGAATTTGCTGAAGCGGAATCCGGCGTGCACGTAGCGGCACTGATGGAGCTGGGTCTGATTCTGTTCGTGATTACCTTTATCGTGCTGGCGATCTCCAAACTGATGATCCTGCGACTGGCGAAGAGTGAAGGAGCCCGTTCATGA
- the glmU gene encoding bifunctional UDP-N-acetylglucosamine diphosphorylase/glucosamine-1-phosphate N-acetyltransferase GlmU, with protein sequence MSTNAMSVVILAAGKGTRMYSDLPKVLHTLAGKPMVQHVIDAATGLGAQQIHLVYGHGGDLLQSTLADNALNWVLQAEQLGTGHAMQQAAPFFADDEDILMLYGDVPLISQASLQRLRDAKPAGGIGLLTVVLDNPTGYGRIVRENGTVTGIIEQKDASAEQLKIQEINTGILIANGGDLKRWLAQLNNNNAQGEFYITDIIAMAHREGRVINAVHPARISETDGVNNRLQLATLERVYQSEQAERLLLAGVMLRDPARFDLRGSLQHGRDVEIDTNVIIEGEVTLGNRVKIGAGCIIKNSVIADDCEISPYSVLEDATLAAACTVGPFARLRPGSELAEAAHVGNFVEMKKATLGKGSKAGHLSYLGDAEIGAGVNIGAGTITCNYDGANKSKTIIGDNVFIGSDTQLVAPVSVASGATIAAGTTIMKDVTAADLVYNRKEQNQKSGWQRPVKKK encoded by the coding sequence ATGTCTACGAACGCGATGAGTGTGGTGATCCTGGCCGCTGGCAAAGGCACCCGAATGTATTCCGACCTGCCTAAAGTTCTGCACACCCTTGCAGGAAAACCGATGGTCCAGCACGTGATTGATGCCGCAACAGGTTTGGGCGCACAGCAGATCCATCTGGTTTATGGCCATGGCGGTGATTTACTGCAATCAACATTGGCGGATAACGCACTTAATTGGGTGTTGCAGGCAGAACAGCTCGGCACCGGCCATGCGATGCAGCAGGCGGCCCCTTTCTTTGCTGATGACGAAGATATCCTGATGTTGTACGGCGATGTGCCACTGATCTCGCAAGCCAGCTTGCAACGTCTGCGTGACGCTAAACCGGCTGGTGGCATTGGTTTACTCACCGTGGTTTTGGATAACCCCACCGGTTACGGCCGCATCGTGCGTGAAAACGGCACGGTGACTGGCATTATCGAGCAGAAAGATGCATCGGCAGAACAGCTAAAAATCCAGGAAATCAACACTGGCATCCTGATTGCCAACGGCGGCGATCTCAAGCGCTGGCTGGCGCAGCTCAACAACAACAATGCGCAGGGCGAATTCTATATCACCGATATCATCGCCATGGCGCATCGTGAAGGCCGGGTGATCAATGCGGTACACCCGGCGCGTATCAGTGAAACCGATGGGGTAAATAATCGCCTGCAGCTGGCAACACTTGAGCGCGTATATCAAAGCGAGCAGGCAGAAAGGCTGCTGCTGGCGGGTGTGATGCTGCGCGATCCGGCACGTTTCGATCTGCGCGGCTCGCTGCAGCATGGACGTGATGTTGAGATCGATACCAACGTGATCATCGAAGGCGAGGTCACGCTTGGCAACCGCGTCAAAATTGGCGCAGGCTGCATCATCAAAAACAGCGTGATTGCGGACGACTGTGAAATCAGCCCCTATTCGGTACTCGAAGATGCCACCTTAGCCGCTGCCTGTACGGTTGGACCTTTCGCGCGTCTGCGTCCGGGCAGCGAGTTGGCTGAAGCAGCCCACGTCGGCAACTTCGTTGAAATGAAGAAAGCCACGCTGGGTAAAGGCTCCAAAGCCGGTCATCTCTCCTACCTTGGCGATGCGGAAATTGGCGCGGGCGTGAATATTGGCGCCGGCACCATTACCTGCAATTACGATGGCGCCAACAAATCCAAAACCATCATCGGCGACAACGTGTTTATCGGTTCAGATACACAGCTGGTGGCACCTGTCAGCGTGGCGAGCGGCGCGACTATTGCCGCCGGCACCACCATAATGAAAGATGTGACAGCCGCTGACCTTGTCTATAACCGTAAAGAGCAGAATCAGAAGTCTGGCTGGCAGCGCCCGGTAAAGAAAAAATAA
- the atpH gene encoding F0F1 ATP synthase subunit delta → MSDLITVARPYAKAAFDFAVEHQSIDRWQSMLAFAAEVARNEQIADLLSGALAPEALSASFIAVCGDQLDENAQNLIKVMAENGRLTALPAVLAQYIQLRDAHEATAEVDVISASTLSDSQLTKISAAMEKRLSRKVKLNCKIDKSVMAGVVIRAGDLVIDGSVRGRLDRLADVLQS, encoded by the coding sequence ATGTCTGATCTTATTACTGTAGCTCGCCCCTACGCCAAAGCAGCTTTTGACTTTGCTGTTGAGCATCAAAGCATCGATCGCTGGCAATCAATGCTGGCGTTTGCCGCAGAAGTGGCTCGCAACGAACAGATCGCAGATCTTCTTTCCGGTGCGCTTGCACCGGAAGCGTTATCTGCTTCTTTCATTGCAGTTTGTGGCGATCAACTTGATGAAAACGCCCAGAACCTGATTAAGGTGATGGCCGAAAACGGACGTTTGACAGCGCTTCCAGCGGTACTGGCTCAGTACATTCAACTGCGTGACGCTCATGAAGCGACAGCGGAAGTTGATGTGATTTCTGCCAGCACGCTGAGTGACAGTCAGCTGACTAAAATCAGCGCCGCGATGGAAAAACGTCTGTCACGTAAAGTTAAGCTGAATTGCAAAATTGATAAGTCTGTAATGGCAGGTGTGGTTATCCGTGCGGGTGACCTGGTCATTGATGGCAGCGTACGCGGCCGTCTTGATCGTCTGGCAGACGTCTTGCAGTCTTAA
- the atpA gene encoding F0F1 ATP synthase subunit alpha, translating to MQLNSTEISELIKQRIAQFNVVSEAHNEGTIVSVSDGIIRVHGLADVMQGEMIALPGNRYAIALNLERDSVGAVVMGPYADLAEGMKVKCTGRILEVPVGRGLLGRVVNTLGAPIDGKGAIENDGFSPVEVIAPGVIDRQSVDQPVQTGYKSVDAMIPIGRGQRELIIGDRQTGKTAMAIDAIINQRDSGIKCVYVAIGQKASTISNVVRKLEEHGALANTIVVVASASESAALQYLSPYAGCAMGEYFRDRGEDALIVYDDLSKQAVAYRQISLLLRRPPGREAFPGDVFYLHSRLLERASRVSADYVERFTNGEVKGQTGSLTALPIIETQAGDVSAFVPTNVISITDGQIFLESNLFNSGIRPAVNPGISVSRVGGAAQTKIIKKLSGGIRTALAQYRELAAFSQFASDLDDATRKQLSHGQKVTELLKQKQYAPMSVAQQGLVLFAAERGYLNDVDLAKVGSFEAALLAFADRDHAELMAEINQAGNFNNEIEEKLKGLLETFKATQSW from the coding sequence ATGCAACTGAATTCCACCGAAATCAGCGAACTGATCAAGCAGCGCATTGCTCAGTTCAATGTCGTGAGTGAAGCTCACAACGAAGGTACTATTGTTTCTGTAAGTGACGGTATCATCCGCGTACACGGCCTGGCCGATGTTATGCAGGGTGAGATGATTGCCCTGCCGGGCAACCGTTACGCTATCGCACTGAACCTCGAGCGTGACTCGGTTGGTGCAGTAGTGATGGGCCCGTATGCTGACCTCGCGGAAGGCATGAAAGTTAAATGTACGGGTCGTATTTTAGAAGTTCCAGTTGGCCGCGGCCTGCTGGGTCGTGTGGTGAACACCCTGGGTGCACCGATCGACGGTAAAGGCGCAATCGAAAACGACGGCTTCTCGCCTGTTGAAGTGATTGCACCGGGCGTTATCGACCGTCAGTCAGTAGACCAGCCTGTTCAGACCGGTTACAAATCTGTCGATGCGATGATTCCAATCGGCCGTGGCCAGCGTGAGCTGATCATCGGTGACCGTCAGACCGGTAAAACCGCAATGGCAATCGACGCCATCATCAACCAGCGTGATTCAGGCATCAAGTGTGTCTATGTTGCGATTGGCCAGAAAGCGTCAACCATTTCTAACGTCGTTCGCAAACTGGAAGAGCACGGCGCGCTGGCTAACACCATCGTCGTTGTCGCTTCTGCTTCTGAATCTGCAGCACTGCAGTACCTGTCACCGTACGCCGGTTGTGCGATGGGTGAGTACTTCCGTGACCGCGGTGAAGATGCACTGATCGTATACGATGACCTGTCTAAGCAGGCTGTTGCTTACCGTCAGATTTCTCTGCTGCTGCGCCGTCCACCAGGTCGTGAAGCTTTCCCTGGCGACGTGTTCTATCTCCACTCTCGTCTGCTGGAGCGTGCATCACGCGTTAGCGCTGACTACGTTGAGCGCTTCACCAACGGTGAAGTGAAAGGCCAGACCGGTTCATTGACCGCACTGCCAATCATCGAAACTCAGGCGGGTGACGTTTCCGCGTTCGTTCCGACCAACGTAATCTCGATTACCGATGGTCAGATCTTCCTGGAATCGAACCTGTTCAACTCCGGTATTCGTCCAGCCGTTAACCCGGGTATCTCTGTATCCCGTGTTGGTGGTGCTGCACAGACCAAGATCATCAAGAAACTGTCCGGTGGTATCCGTACCGCGCTGGCACAGTATCGTGAACTGGCTGCGTTCTCTCAGTTCGCTTCCGATCTGGACGATGCAACACGTAAACAGCTGAGCCACGGTCAGAAAGTGACCGAGCTGCTGAAACAGAAACAGTATGCGCCGATGTCAGTCGCGCAGCAGGGTCTGGTGCTGTTTGCTGCTGAGCGCGGCTATCTGAACGATGTTGACCTGGCGAAAGTCGGCAGCTTCGAAGCCGCTCTGCTGGCGTTCGCGGATCGCGATCACGCTGAGCTGATGGCTGAAATCAACCAAGCGGGTAACTTCAATAACGAAATCGAAGAGAAGCTGAAAGGCCTCCTCGAAACGTTTAAAGCAACCCAGTCCTGGTAA
- the pstS gene encoding phosphate ABC transporter substrate-binding protein PstS: MTLMRSTVARILAATFAVSAVSAFAATDLTGAGGTFPAPVYAKWAAEYQQATGSKINYQGIGSSGGVKQIIAKTVDFGASDAPMKEEDLQKNGLFQFPTVIGGVVLAVNIPGVKSGELTLDGKTVGDIYLGTIKKWNDPAITKLNPGVKLPDSNINVVRRADGSGTSFVFTSYLAKVNEEWNSKIGKGNTVNWPTGLGGKGNDGVAAFVQRLPGSIGYVEYAYAKQNNLTYTKLVDADGKAVAPSEESFANAAKGADWSKTFAQDLTFQKGNDAWPITSTTFILIYKDQANAEKGSEVLKFFDWAYKGGSKTATDLDYAALPESVANQIRAAWKANIKDSSGKALYQ; this comes from the coding sequence ATGACACTGATGCGTAGCACCGTAGCCCGAATCCTCGCCGCCACCTTCGCAGTAAGCGCGGTCTCTGCTTTTGCAGCAACCGATCTGACGGGCGCAGGCGGGACATTCCCGGCACCGGTTTATGCCAAGTGGGCAGCCGAGTATCAGCAAGCCACCGGTAGCAAAATCAACTATCAGGGTATCGGTTCTTCAGGCGGCGTGAAGCAAATCATCGCGAAAACCGTCGATTTCGGTGCGTCAGATGCGCCAATGAAAGAAGAAGATCTGCAGAAAAATGGCCTGTTCCAGTTCCCTACCGTCATCGGTGGTGTGGTGCTGGCGGTTAACATCCCAGGTGTGAAATCAGGTGAATTGACTCTCGACGGTAAAACCGTGGGTGATATCTACCTCGGCACCATCAAAAAGTGGAACGACCCGGCAATCACTAAACTGAACCCAGGCGTGAAACTGCCAGATTCCAACATTAACGTGGTCCGCCGCGCTGACGGTTCCGGTACTTCATTCGTCTTCACCAGCTACCTGGCGAAAGTGAACGAAGAGTGGAACAGCAAAATTGGTAAAGGTAACACCGTTAACTGGCCAACCGGTCTGGGCGGCAAGGGTAACGACGGCGTAGCCGCTTTCGTACAGCGTTTGCCGGGTTCGATTGGCTACGTAGAGTACGCTTACGCCAAGCAGAACAACCTGACCTACACCAAACTGGTTGATGCCGACGGTAAAGCGGTAGCACCAAGCGAAGAGAGCTTTGCTAACGCGGCGAAAGGCGCAGACTGGAGCAAAACCTTTGCTCAGGATCTCACCTTCCAGAAAGGCAACGATGCCTGGCCAATCACCTCAACTACCTTCATCCTGATTTATAAAGATCAGGCTAACGCTGAGAAAGGTAGCGAAGTGCTGAAGTTCTTCGACTGGGCTTACAAAGGTGGCAGCAAAACCGCAACCGACCTGGATTATGCAGCGCTGCCAGAAAGCGTCGCTAACCAGATTCGTGCAGCGTGGAAAGCCAACATTAAAGATAGCTCCGGTAAAGCGCTGTACCAGTAA
- the atpD gene encoding F0F1 ATP synthase subunit beta, protein MAAGKIVQIIGAVVDVEFPQDAVPQVYSALEVKNGDARLVLEVQQQLGGGVVRTIAMGTSDGLKRGLEVTDLKKPIQVPVGKATLGRIMNVLGEPIDMKGDLQNDDGSALEVSSIHRAAPSYEDQSNSQELLETGIKVIDLMCPFAKGGKVGLFGGAGVGKTVNMMELIRNIAAEHSGYSVFAGVGERTREGNDFYHEMTDSNVIDKVALVYGQMNEPPGNRLRVALTGLTMAEKFRDEGRDVLLFIDNIYRYTLAGTEVSALLGRMPSAVGYQPTLAEEMGVLQERITSTKTGSITSVQAVYVPADDLTDPSPATTFAHLDSTVTLSRQIASLGIYPAVDPLDSTSRQLDPLIVGQEHYDVARGVQSLLQRYQELKDIIAILGMDELSEEDKLLVARARKIQRFLSQPFFVAEVFTGSPGKYVTLKDTIRGFKGIMEGEFDHLPEQAFYMVGAIEEAVEKAKKL, encoded by the coding sequence ATGGCAGCTGGAAAGATTGTCCAGATTATCGGCGCCGTAGTTGACGTCGAATTCCCTCAGGACGCGGTACCGCAGGTATACAGCGCTCTCGAGGTGAAAAATGGTGATGCTCGTCTGGTGCTGGAAGTTCAGCAGCAGCTGGGTGGTGGCGTGGTTCGTACCATTGCCATGGGTACTTCTGACGGCCTGAAGCGCGGTCTGGAAGTTACCGACCTGAAAAAACCTATCCAGGTTCCGGTTGGTAAAGCAACCCTCGGCCGTATCATGAACGTATTGGGTGAGCCAATCGACATGAAAGGCGACCTGCAGAATGACGATGGCAGCGCATTAGAGGTTTCCTCTATTCACCGCGCAGCACCTTCATATGAAGATCAGTCTAACTCGCAGGAACTGCTGGAAACCGGCATCAAGGTTATCGACCTGATGTGTCCGTTCGCTAAGGGCGGTAAAGTCGGTCTGTTCGGTGGTGCGGGTGTAGGTAAAACCGTAAACATGATGGAGCTGATCCGTAACATCGCGGCTGAGCACTCAGGTTATTCGGTCTTTGCTGGTGTGGGTGAGCGTACTCGTGAGGGTAACGACTTCTACCACGAAATGACTGACTCCAACGTTATCGATAAAGTAGCGCTGGTGTATGGCCAGATGAACGAGCCGCCGGGTAACCGTCTGCGCGTAGCACTGACCGGTTTGACCATGGCGGAAAAATTCCGTGATGAAGGCCGTGACGTTCTGCTGTTCATCGACAACATCTATCGTTACACCCTGGCCGGTACTGAAGTATCAGCACTGTTGGGTCGTATGCCATCTGCGGTAGGTTATCAGCCGACGCTGGCAGAAGAGATGGGTGTGTTGCAGGAGCGTATTACCTCCACCAAGACCGGTTCAATCACCTCTGTACAGGCCGTTTACGTTCCTGCGGATGACTTGACTGACCCGTCACCAGCAACCACCTTTGCTCACTTAGACTCAACCGTTACGCTGAGCCGTCAGATCGCCTCTCTGGGTATCTACCCAGCCGTTGACCCGCTGGATTCTACCAGCCGTCAGCTGGATCCACTGATCGTGGGTCAGGAGCACTATGACGTTGCGCGTGGCGTGCAGTCTCTGCTGCAGCGTTACCAGGAACTGAAAGACATCATCGCCATCCTCGGTATGGACGAGCTGTCTGAAGAAGACAAACTGTTGGTGGCACGTGCGCGTAAGATTCAGCGCTTCCTGTCTCAGCCGTTCTTCGTTGCTGAAGTCTTCACCGGTTCTCCAGGTAAATACGTTACCCTGAAAGACACCATCCGTGGCTTCAAAGGCATCATGGAAGGCGAATTCGACCACCTGCCAGAGCAGGCGTTCTACATGGTCGGCGCTATCGAAGAAGCCGTAGAAAAAGCGAAGAAACTGTAA
- the glmS gene encoding glutamine--fructose-6-phosphate transaminase (isomerizing), with translation MCGIVGAVAQRDIAEILLEGLRRLEYRGYDSAGLAVVDRQGHMTRLRRLGKVQNLAEAAEQQPLIGGTGIAHTRWATHGEPSEANAHPHVSEHIIIVHNGIIENHEPLRAQLLERGYHFASETDTEVVAHLVHWEQKQGGTLREVVLRVIPQLRGAYGMVIMDSRDPSLLVAARSGSPLVIGRGVGENFIASDQLALLPVTRRFVYLEEGDIAEITRREITIIDREGKPAKRAEIESTAQYDAGDKGIYRHYMQKEIYEQPNAIKNTLTGRFNHGEVDLSELGADAEKLLSQVEHIQIIACGTSYNSGMVSRYWFESLANLPCDVEIASEFRYRKSAVRKNSLLITLSQSGETADTLAALRLSKELGYLGSLAICNVAGSSLVRESDLALMTKAGTEIGVASTKAFTTQLAVLLMLVAKLGRLHGMKAETEHEIVHALQALPSRIEQMLAQDKVIESLAEGFSDKHHALFLGRGDQYPIAMEGALKLKEISYIHAEAYAAGELKHGPLALIDADMPVIVVAPNNELLEKLKSNIEEVRARGGLLYVFADQDAGFSDSEGMKIISLPHVEEVIAPIFYTVPLQLLSYHVALIKGTDVDQPRNLAKSVTVE, from the coding sequence ATGTGTGGAATTGTTGGTGCAGTAGCGCAGCGTGACATCGCAGAAATTCTGCTGGAAGGTTTGCGTCGTCTTGAGTATCGCGGTTATGACTCTGCCGGTCTGGCAGTGGTTGATCGACAGGGGCACATGACGCGCCTGCGTCGTCTGGGCAAAGTGCAAAATCTGGCGGAAGCGGCAGAACAACAGCCGCTGATTGGTGGCACCGGCATCGCGCACACGCGCTGGGCGACCCACGGTGAGCCGTCAGAGGCCAATGCGCATCCGCATGTTTCTGAGCACATCATCATCGTGCACAACGGCATCATTGAGAACCATGAGCCGCTGCGCGCCCAGTTGCTTGAGCGCGGCTATCACTTTGCCTCAGAAACCGACACTGAAGTGGTGGCGCATCTGGTGCATTGGGAGCAGAAGCAGGGCGGCACGTTGCGTGAAGTGGTATTGCGCGTGATCCCGCAACTGCGTGGCGCTTATGGCATGGTGATAATGGACAGCCGCGATCCATCGCTGCTGGTGGCGGCGCGTTCCGGTAGCCCGCTGGTGATTGGCCGTGGCGTGGGTGAAAACTTTATCGCTTCCGATCAACTGGCCTTACTGCCGGTGACGCGCCGCTTCGTTTATCTGGAAGAGGGCGATATCGCGGAGATCACCCGCCGCGAAATCACTATCATCGATCGTGAAGGCAAGCCCGCTAAGCGTGCTGAAATCGAATCGACCGCACAGTACGATGCCGGTGATAAAGGCATCTATCGTCACTACATGCAGAAAGAGATTTACGAGCAGCCAAATGCGATTAAAAACACCTTAACCGGGCGTTTTAATCACGGTGAAGTCGATCTCAGCGAGCTGGGCGCGGATGCCGAGAAGCTGCTGAGCCAGGTCGAACACATTCAGATCATTGCCTGCGGCACCTCATACAACTCCGGCATGGTGTCGCGCTACTGGTTTGAATCGCTGGCCAACCTGCCTTGTGATGTGGAGATCGCCTCCGAATTCCGCTATCGCAAATCCGCGGTACGCAAAAATAGCCTGCTGATCACGCTGTCACAATCGGGTGAAACCGCCGATACGCTGGCCGCGCTGCGTCTGTCGAAAGAGCTGGGTTATCTCGGTTCGCTGGCGATCTGTAACGTGGCTGGTTCATCGCTGGTGCGTGAGTCAGATTTGGCGCTGATGACCAAAGCCGGCACCGAAATTGGTGTTGCTTCGACCAAAGCCTTCACCACGCAGCTGGCGGTGTTGCTGATGTTGGTGGCGAAACTCGGTCGTCTGCACGGCATGAAAGCCGAAACCGAGCACGAAATTGTGCATGCGCTGCAGGCATTGCCAAGCCGTATCGAGCAGATGCTGGCGCAGGATAAAGTGATTGAAAGCCTGGCGGAGGGTTTCTCGGATAAACATCACGCGCTGTTCCTTGGGCGTGGCGATCAGTATCCCATCGCCATGGAAGGTGCGCTGAAGCTAAAAGAGATCTCCTATATCCACGCCGAAGCCTATGCGGCAGGCGAGCTGAAGCATGGTCCGCTGGCGTTGATTGATGCGGATATGCCGGTAATCGTGGTGGCGCCAAACAACGAACTGCTGGAAAAGCTGAAATCCAACATTGAAGAGGTACGCGCGCGCGGCGGTTTGCTGTATGTGTTTGCCGATCAGGATGCCGGTTTCAGCGACAGCGAGGGCATGAAAATCATCTCACTGCCACACGTAGAAGAGGTGATTGCACCGATCTTTTACACTGTGCCGTTACAGCTGCTTTCCTATCACGTAGCGCTAATTAAAGGCACCGATGTAGACCAGCCGCGTAACCTGGCAAAATCGGTTACCGTAGAGTAA
- the atpG gene encoding F0F1 ATP synthase subunit gamma, whose translation MAGAKEIRSKIGSVKNTQKITKAMEMVAASKMRKTQERMAASRPYADTMRKVIGHLALGNLEYKHPYLDERDVKRVGYLVVSTDRGLCGGLNINLFKKLLADMKGWADKGVQSDLAVIGSKGNSFFGSVGGNIVAQVTGMGDKPALSDLIGPVKVMLQAYDEGRIDKLYIVANKFNNTMSQTPTITQLLPLPPAEGEEEMKAKTWDYLYEPDPKALLDTLLRRYVESQVYQGVVENLASEQAARMVAMKAATDNGGNLIKELQLVYNKARQASITQELTEIVSGASAV comes from the coding sequence ATGGCCGGCGCAAAAGAAATACGTAGTAAGATCGGAAGCGTAAAAAATACGCAGAAGATCACCAAAGCGATGGAAATGGTCGCCGCCTCCAAAATGCGTAAAACGCAGGAACGCATGGCGGCCAGCCGTCCGTATGCAGATACCATGCGCAAAGTGATTGGTCACCTTGCTCTGGGTAATCTGGAATACAAGCACCCTTACCTGGATGAGCGTGACGTTAAGCGCGTCGGCTACCTGGTCGTTTCGACTGACCGCGGGCTTTGTGGTGGTTTGAACATTAACCTGTTCAAAAAATTGCTGGCAGATATGAAGGGCTGGGCTGATAAAGGTGTGCAGAGCGATCTGGCCGTTATTGGTTCTAAAGGCAATTCATTCTTCGGCTCTGTAGGTGGCAACATCGTGGCACAAGTCACCGGTATGGGCGATAAGCCTGCACTGTCTGATTTGATCGGCCCGGTAAAAGTGATGTTGCAGGCCTATGATGAAGGTCGCATCGACAAGCTGTATATCGTTGCCAACAAGTTTAATAACACCATGTCTCAGACTCCGACCATTACCCAACTGCTGCCGTTACCGCCAGCGGAAGGTGAAGAAGAGATGAAGGCGAAGACCTGGGATTACCTGTACGAACCCGATCCGAAAGCGCTGCTGGATACCCTGCTGCGCCGTTATGTCGAATCGCAGGTTTATCAGGGTGTGGTGGAAAACCTGGCCAGTGAGCAGGCCGCACGTATGGTTGCGATGAAAGCTGCAACCGATAACGGCGGAAACCTGATCAAAGAGCTGCAGTTGGTTTACAACAAAGCTCGTCAGGCCAGCATCACCCAGGAACTTACCGAGATCGTCTCGGGAGCCTCCGCGGTTTAA